In Antennarius striatus isolate MH-2024 chromosome 10, ASM4005453v1, whole genome shotgun sequence, one DNA window encodes the following:
- the slitrk2 gene encoding SLIT and NTRK-like protein 2: MLSGVLFLSVLTVTSLSPSETESRKTSSSKEICKSRCSCDERENILNINCENKGFTTISQFQAPANKISQFFLNGNFLSRLSPNEFVNYGNVSSLHLGNNGLQEIRSGAFNGLRFLKRLHLNNNNLEVIKEDTFAGLESLEYLQADYNYISTIEPGAFSKLNKLKVLILNDNLLLSLPPNIFRFVLLTHLDLRGNRLKMLPFAGVLEHIGGIMEIQLEENPWNCTCDLIPLKSWLDTISVFVGDIVCETPFRLHGKDITQLIKQDLCPRRNAAERVHPPSDSHFQGALPPTYHPSGITPTRAPKASRPPKMRYRPTPRLSKDKQVFGPIMVYQTRSPVPMLCPNVCVCTSQNPDSGLNINCQERKLHNISDLNPKPSYPKKLHLTGNYLQVIYRTDLTEYSSLELLHLGNNRIGVIQEGAFENLTNLRRLYLNGNYIESLSQSLFAGLQSLQYLYLEYNIIKDILPQTFNSLHNLQLLFLNNNLLRSLPDNVFSGTMLTRLNLRNNHFSYLPVRGVLDQLSAFIQIDLQENPWDCTCDIVALKNWMELSSTSVVVNEITCDSPSKHAGRLLRSLRNEAICPEPSEVPPPQNTPSTRAPMLIIPSTEATTLSPSVSSLSSVSPTESRIHTPELHPEVPLSVLILGLLVVFILSVCFGAGLFVFVLKRRKGVEHVPTGANNLDLNSFQVQYGSYNPEPTQDKTSESHVYNYIPPPVGSMCQNPIYMQKDGEQVAYYRNLKELSFGPLDVKKDDVLTRSPGAYTISTMDFMDKSPTSCGLTTPEPPEMLYQNLGERPNKELPTAAGVPPFHYNFCTLPKRPCIVPPYEATTTRRHVTNQDKLTKTALYGTPRKYYRAEQPSKNNEHPLLLPGKLKTEPDYLEVLEKQTAMSQL, from the coding sequence ATGCTGAGCGGCGTCCTGTTCCTGAGCGTCCTCACGGTCACCAGCCTGTCTCCGTCCGAAACGGAGAGCCGCAAAACTTCGTCCTCCAAAGAAATCTGCAAGAGCCGCTGCAGCTGCGACGAGCGGGAGAACATCCTGAACATCAACTGTGAGAATAAAGGATTTACCACCATCAGTCAGTTCCAGGCGCCCGCCAATAAAATCTCTCAGTTTTTTCTAAATGGAAACTTCCTATCGCGGCTGAGCCCCAACGAGTTCGTCAATTATGGGAACGTCAGCTCGCTTCATCTGGGGAATAACGGCTTGCAGGAGATTCGAAGCGGAGCTTTTAACGGGCTGCGTTTCCTGAAGCGGCTCCACTTGAATAACAACAACCTGGAGGTGATCAAAGAGGACACGTTTGCAGGACTGGAGAGTTTGGAGTATTTACAGGCAGACTATAATTATATCAGCACCATCGAGCCAGGTGCTTTCAGTAAGCTGAATAAACTCAAAGTGTTGATCCTCAACGACAACCTGCTGTTGTCTTTGCCTCCCAATATTTTCCGCTTCGTGCTCCTCACCCACTTGGATTTACGTGGCAACCGGCTGAAGATGCTGCCGTTTGCGGGGGTTTTAGAGCACATCGGGGGCATCATGGAGATCCAGCTGGAGGAGAACCCGTGGAACTGCACCTGCGATCTGATTCCCCTCAAATCCTGGTTGGACactatttctgtctttgttggGGACATAGTGTGTGAGACGCCGTTCAGACTGCACGGTAAAGACATCACCCAGCTCATAAAGCAGGATTTGTGCCCACGCAGGAATGCTGCAGAGCGTGTACACCCTCCTTCTGACTCTCACTTTCAAGGGGCCCTGCCCCCGACCTACCACCCCAGTGGGATCACCCCCACCCGGGCCCCAAAAGCTTCCCGGCCACCCAAGATGCGCTACAGGCCCACGCCTCGCCTCTCAAAGGACAAACAAGTCTTTGGGCCCATCATGGTGTACCAGACGCGCTCCCCGGTGCCCATGTTGTGTCCCaacgtgtgcgtgtgcacgtcCCAGAACCCCGACAGTGGCTTGAACATCAACTGTCAAGAGAGGAAGTTACATAACATCAGCGACCTGAACCCCAAACCCTCGTACCCAAAGAAGCTGCACCTGACTGGTAACTACTTACAAGTGATCTACAGGACGGACCTGACGGAGTACAGCTCGCTGGAGCTGCTTCATTTAGGGAATAACAGGATAGGAGTGATTCAGGAAGGTGCGTTCGAGAACCTAACCAACCTACGACGTCTGTATCTGAATGGGAATTACATTGAGTCTCTTTCTCAGTCACTCTTTGCGGGGCTGCAGTCACTCCAGTATCTCTATTTGGAATACAACATCATAAAAGACATCTTACCTCAAACGTTTAACTCTTTACATAACCTACAGCTGCTTTTCCTGAACAACAACCTGTTAAGATCCCTACCTGACAATGTTTTCAGCGGCACGATGCTGACTAGACTCAATCTACGGAATAATCACTTCTCCTACCTTCCAGTCCGAGGGGTCCTGGACCAGCTTTCAGCGTTCATCCAGATTGATCTGCAGGAGAACCCCTGGGACTGCACCTGTGACATCGTAGCTCTCAAAAACTGGATGGAGCTGTCCAGCACCAGTGTAGTGGTGAATGAAATCACTTGTGACTCACCTTCTAAGCACGCCGGTCGTCTACTGCGCTCGCTTCGTAATGAGGCTATCTGCCCTGAGCCCAGCGAGGTTCCCCCGCCACAAAATACCCCTTCTACAAGAGCCCCTATGCTAATAATCCCGAGCACCGAAGCGACCACCCTGTCTCCGTCTGTATCGTCACTGAGCTCAGTTAGCCCCACGGAATCCCGAATCCACACCCCCGAGTTACATCCCGAGGTCCCGCTGTCCGTCCTGATTCTGGGGCTTCTCGTAGTTTTCATCTTGTCCGTCTGTTTTGGGGCGGGCCTGTTTGTTTTCGTTCTGAAACGGCGTAAAGGAGTAGAACACGTCCCCACAGGTGCCAACAACTTAGATCTCAACTCTTTCCAAGTGCAATATGGCTCCTACAACCCGGAGCCAACCCAAGATAAAACCTCCGAAAGCCACGTTTACAACTACATCCCCCCACCTGTGGGCTCCATGTGCCAAAACCCCATCTACATGCAAAAGGACGGCGAACAGGTGGCGTATTACCGCAACCTGAAAGAGCTCAGCTTTGGGCCCTTGGATGTGAAGAAGGACGATGTCCTCACCCGCAGCCCAGGGGCCTACACCATCAGCACAATGGATTTTATGGATAAATCTCCAACTTCATGTGGCTTGACCACCCCGGAGCCTCCGGAGATGTTGTATCAAAACTTAGGGGAGAGGCCCAACAAGGAGCTCCCCACCGCTGCAGGTGTCCCTCCTTTTCATTACAACTTTTGCACTTTACCTAAGAGACCTTGCATCGTGCCCCCGTATGAGGCCACTACAACCCGGCGACATGTCACCAACCAGGACAAGTTGACCAAAACCGCGTTGTACGGGACCCCCAGGAAATACTACAGGGCCGAACAGCCTTCCAAAAACAATGAGCACCCACTTCTGCTCCCTGGGAAACTAAAAACAGAACCAGACTACCTGGAAGTTCTGGAGAAACAGACTGCGATGAGCCAATTGTAA